CTCCGTCGGTGATAGCCTGCGCGGGACCTTTTTCCATGTCAGTGGGGCAGGATCCGAAAGAAAAAAATCAAGGTGGTCTTTCCGGTCTCTACAGATCACCGGCAAAAGAAGCCGGATTGTCATTCCTTCTTCCCGGACTGGGACAGCACAGGATGGGAAACGATCTCAGGGCGAAGGTATATTTCGGACTGGAAGGAGTCGGTTGGGTAGCAGCTGGAGCTTTCTTCTACCAGTCGCTCGTACGCCGTGATGAGTATGAGGAGTATGCCGATGTCTATGCTGGCCTGAATGGGTCGGGGTATGGTGAGAGTTATTACGAGACGATAAGTAACTACATCAGCAACGACGGGCCGGGAGGCTACAACGAATATGTGCTCAGAGAGGCCAGAAACCTATATTACCCGGACAAAGCCGCGATGGATGACTATTATGAGGAAAACGTGATCACTGGAGATATGAGCTGGAGGTGGGAGACAGACAAAGCCTACTATAATTACAGGGAACTCTTCGCTGGTAGTGATACATCCAGGAGGCGTGCCGTATATGCCCTGTTCTTTATCGTCGGGCTAAGGGTCGTCAGTATGGTCGATGCTCTCAAACTTGCAAGGGATTCCAACGAAAGAATGGACAGAGAGCCGGGAATATCGATCCATGTCGAACCGGAGCGTGGCGGGTTCAGGATGTCCTTATGCCGTTCGTTCTGAGAAGGACCCGGACTATCAGACTCTTGTCCGGCTCCTTTATCATCTTTTTAATTCTACTGCTGACATCTGATCAGTCAATGCCCGGGCCCAGGATTGCCTCGACCCGGTCCGATGACGATCCTGAGATAGCCGGGAACGAGTATATATCCGGTGAGATGGAGCTCTTTCTGTATAAAGAGACGATCGTTCTCGGAAAAGGCATTCTTCGAGAACCTCTTGGACTGGATGTCTCACCGACAGGAGAAATCTTTGTAGCCGATGCAATGACTGGAAAGATCTTTATCTTTGCTCCGGATGGTGCCGTGGTAGAATTCGAGGATCCTCCCCTGGGCAGTTCGATTTATCCGATAGACCTTGCTGTCAACGGCACATTCGTATATGTGCTCGACTACTCCGATAACAGGCTTCTGCGTTATGACCGGAACGGTACGTTCCTTGACGTCCTGATCTCATTCGGACTTTACGACAGAATGAGGCCTTCTTCGGTCAGTGGCGGTGGGGGAGGGCGTCTTCTGACTACGGATATGAAGAACCATGGATTGACCATATGGACTCCCCTTCTTGATATCGAATTTTTGTGGAATGAGTTCGGGTTTATGGAGGGGGCTCTCGACAGACCGGCAAAGGCCGTTCTCCTTCTGGATGAAAGAATAGCCGTAGCAGAGACTGGAAACAAAAGGGTGCAGATATTTTCGCCATCAGGCAGATATGAGTCAATACTTGTACTGCCGGATGATACAGGTTTCGAGAAACCCCGTTCCATCTGTGTCGGCAGGGATGGAAATATTCATGTAGCCGATACGGATGCGGGCGCGGTCTTTATCTTTTCCCCGGATCTTTCCTTTCTTGGAAAGATAGACTCCTTTGGCGGAATGAAGATATCTCCATCTGCAGTAGCCGTCGGCTGGAACGGTGGACTGTACATAGCCGATATAAGATCCGGCTCGATCCTCGTCATGAAACGGGTTGATAGCGTCGACGAATGAAGACTCTGATAAATATCAATATATTTATGGCAACCGCCTTGATCCTGATCTGCTCCGGTTCGCAGGCCTTTGCCAGCGATACCGTTCTTTCTACGGACGTTCCCGGAAAACTTGTCAGAATACCACTCAGGTACGCTTACAGGCAGCAGGCTCTGAGAGTCCTCGAGTCTGGGGAGGACAGGATAGACCTTGGCCGGTCATTCCTCATCCCCGGGAGTGATTCTGTATGGGTAGATGGCCGCCTTCTAAAGAGGGAGATCGAATACCGGATCAATATTCTCAGGGGTTCTGTCATCCTCGTTTTGCCCCCGGTCGGTGGAGAAGTTTTCAGGGCGACCTGGTCGAGGTATCCATTTTCATATGCTCCCGTCTTTGCATCGCGTTTTCCAGGGGAGAAGCCTGCATCGGCGGTAGATCTTCCTGATGCGGTCGACTCTGAAAGAGAGAAGAGTCGACAGGCCAACCCTTACAGACTGAACCTTTCAGGAAGCAAGACCGTCGGGTTTTCAGTCGGGTCCAGCAGGGGGTTGGGTATCGACCAGAGCATGAAGGTGACCATGGCCGGCAAACTGGCTCGAGACCTTGAGGTGAAGGCCTTTCTTACAGACGACAATCTTCCCGTACAGCCGGAAGGAAATACCGAAGAACTCAAACATCTCGACAAGATATATGTACAGATCAACAGCAAGCATATGGAGGCAAGGCTTGGTGATTTTCCTACAGGACTCGAGTGGTCCGGATTCTCCAGTTTTAAGAGGGAATTGAGAGGAGCGTCCATAAAGGTGGATGTCGGTGGGCAGGAATTCACGGTCGGTGGAGGAATCGCACAGGGAAGATTCAAAACGGCCGAATTCCGCGGCAGAGATGGCGTTCAGGGGCCATACGAGCTTCTTTCCGCGAGGCGGTTCAACGGGATCATTATCCTTCCTGGTTCTGAGAGTGTCCTGCTGGATGGAAGGGAGATGAAGCGGGGTAATGAAAACGATTTCACAATCGATTATGTGCGGGGGACCATCACATTCACGGAGAGAAATACGATCAGTGTAGATTCCGAGATCATCGTTGATTACCAGATGGGCGAAGATGATTATGAAAGAACCACTGTCACGGCTGGATGGTCCGCTCCGTTCCTCGACGACGCGGTCAGGCTCAGGACCTTCTTCTTCCGTGAAGGAGACAGTTCCGGTAAGCCGATCCGTGGCAGCCTGACAAGAGAAGAGACCGCTGTTCTTGAGGCAGCCGGAGATGACGCGGGGTCTGCTGTCACAAGTGGAGTCGAGGAGGTGGAAGACGCTGAAGATGCCTACATCCTGATTCCGGCCGGCACTCTCCCTGAGCATTATCAATTTATCGAGATCGGTGGGAGATACAGGTTGAGTTTCCACGAGACCCGGCCGGGCGAAGGAGATTATGAACCTGATGGATTTACGAAAAGGGGAGAAGTCAGATACAGATATGTCGGAGCTGGAAACGGAAGTTTTTCGGTCGGCAGGCCTCTTCCCCTGCCAGAGATGAAACAGGTGTTCACCCTGGGGTTTGAAGCCAAAAAGGGAGTCTTATATCTGGATGGAGAGGGAGACGTCAGTCTCTATGACAGGAATACTCTTTCCGGGGTCGATGACGATGATAACACCGGTGGAGCCATGAGGGTCGGAGGAGGCATCAGAGGCCTCTCCATGCCTCTGGGCAAGCTTGACATCAAGGGTGAATATTCGATGCTGGAGGAGAGGTTCGCGCCGGCGGATAAAGCGAGATCATCGTACTTCTATAGAAACTGGAACCTCGAAGATGTTCCCCTGGAAGGAAAGGAAGAGATCAGCGGAGGATCGATCTCCTGGGTGGCCGATTCACTGTGGGACATAAGCGGTAGTTACAAAAGATTGGTGAGAGGCGATTCTCTGTCTGCTGTAAGGAGCGATCTTTCTGCAAATATCGGAGACCTGCGTAGACGAGGGATTTCAATAAATGCCTTTGATTCGAGGACCGGTGATGACAGGGACAGAAAGTCCGCCGAAGTCGATGCATCGTTCTCCTTCTGGCATCTGGCACCTCGGTTCCGGTTCGATACCGAACGATACCGGGCTTTCGATCGGGCGGCGGCGGATACGGGAAGGTACTACTATGAGAATTCATTCGGTCTGGCTGGAAGAGGACTGGGGGGGTACAGGGCAGATCTATCCCTGGTGACAAGACGTACTGACCTGATGTCGACCGCAGGCGAGATATGGTCGCGCGCCAGGGAGACCGATGAAATAAGACTTGATGCCGGATATTCCGGCGGGTCGAGAGTCGTGGACCTGTTTATCTCCCACAGGACCACACGTGACGCCTCTGGAGGCGAAAGCAAGCACGATCTTGCAAGGATCAGATACCGGGAGGTACTGAGATCAGCGGGGATAACGAGCGATATTGGTTACAGGATCAGTTCGGGTGAGGACAGGAGACTGGAGAAGACTGTAATATTCGTGGGAGAGAACGAGGGAGACTATGATGAGGAGGGAAGGGAAGTCGGGCAGAAAAGGGGAGATTATATGGTGCTGTACCTGGCCGGTGGGGAAGTCGAGGCGGTCAGGACCGTAGAGCTTACATGGCGGATGAGTTATGGAAGCGGGATCAGGGGAATTTCTTCAGGGTCGTACGGAAACGGGATCCTCGGTGTTATCAGAAGGAATCTTTCGGTGGATCAATTCGTCTCGGTCCTGGAGAAGTCAGGGACAGACGAGCTGTTGAGACTTTATCTCCTCGATCCTGATATTCTTCAAAGGGACGATCTCACTCTCTACGGAAAAAATAGTTTGAGGCAGGAATGGTCTCTGCTGAACGACGTCAGCAGATACGATCTCAAGTTCGTCTTTTTCCGTGAGGATGAAGAGGATAATCGTTCAGGTGATGTTTCAACCTCAAGGTATAACAGGGAGATCGAGGTGCAGCTTGAAGTCGCAGCCGGTAACGGTCTCTCTTTCACTCTCGAAGCGGGGAAAAGACTGAGAGAGAGAGAATCCGGGGAACAGACATCACAGAGATACAGGGTGGAATCGTTATCAGGCGCTTTGATCACCGGCTACCGGCCACGCCCGTCAGTAAAGATATCCATGGAGCTTGGAAGCGAGAACAGGAAAGACGAGGTCTCGGGAGCCGGGCAGACATCCTGGTCGGTTACTCCTGCAATGAACGCGTCATTAGGGAGGAAGGTCAATCTTACCTCGATGCTCAAGTTTACCTATACGTCGATTGACGTAGGTCAGACCAAGCCTCTTTTCTTTCTTGAAGAAGGGATGAGGGAGGACTGGAACGTGATCGGCCAATACAGGTTCACAAGAAACCTGAGTTTTGGCCTTAACTATAACGGCAGAAGAGAAAAAGATTATGTGGGGGAGGTGAAGACCATCCATGCGCTCAAGATGGAATGCCGAGCATTTTTCTAGGATCATAATGGGACTGGTCTTGACTCTGATCCTTTCGGAACCTCTCCTGGGCAGTGGAATATCAGGGGGGAGGATCGAATGGCATGCCGAAGGAAGGCTGTTGGTCGAAGATATTACGAGTGGCACTCTTCTCTCGCCTGGATCGACATTTTCGGATTCATTACTTCGGGTGGAATTTGCCCGGATCGATTCCATATGTTTTGCCGCTGGATATCTTGACTGTGAGGTCGAGATAGATACGATCCCGGGTTCCGATGGCGACAAGATACGGATCACCCTGTATTCCGGAGAGAAGGCAAGGGTGGGTCGTATCAATGTGACGGGACAGGGCGCGATGAGTGAAGACGCGATTCTTGAAGTCCTGGGAATCACGTCAGGGTCGGAGTTCGATCCTGTCCGGCTGGAAGTGGCGATGGGAAGGTTGGTGCGGACATTGAATGAAGATGGGTATCCGTTCGCCCAGGCATGGATCACTGGAGTCGGCCATGAACCGGGGAGTGGGACCATCGATCTGTCTATCTCCCTGATCGAAGGAAAGTCAGCCTTCGTATCCGATATATATTTCGAGGGTATTTCCAGGACAGACTCTACCATCGCATTAAGAATTTCCAGACTGAAAAAGAATGTCCGTTTCGATGAAAAAGCTCTGAACAGGGCGCGAAAATATCTGGTTTCGTCCCGTCTTTTCGAGAGAGTGGGTAAGGCTCGGGTCACTGGAACCACGGGGAACAGAGTCGATCTTGTTATTCCCGTAGAAGACAGGAAGAGAGCAAACTATTTTTCCGGAGCGTTTGGTTTCTCCAGGAAGGAAAACGGAGATTACCGGATGAACGGTGCCGTGCAACTTGAATTGAAGAACATAGCTGGCACTGGTCGTAATGCCGGGTTCGACTGGCTCAACGACGGCCTCGGGTATTCGAGGACCAAACTGGTCCTGATGGAACCCTTTCTCTTTTCGACTCCCATGAGCCTGGATCTTGAGGTCGGGCAGACGGTAAACGATACGTTGTACGATATGGTCTCTGCCGGTGGGTATATCAGTTTTCCTATAGGGCCAGTCTGGTCTGTGAGTGGTGGCCTGGCTGGTGACAGGACCACCTTCGGTGATGGTTCCGGGCTGGAAAAGAGTTCACGAAAGCGTTACAGGATTGGCCTGACGGGAGAACCAGGGACATGGTGGAGGTTGAGGATCGACCTCGAAGGAGCAATGAAGACGAACAGCTTTGTCGATGGGAACAGCGAGGACGAAACTCAGTTGATCTACTATTTAGAGTCTTCAGTCGAGGCAGGTTTTTCAGATTCACAGGCTTTCTTTGCCAGAATGGCGGCAAGTGGGATCGTCTCATCGGGTGATATCACTCTTTCAGAGATGTTCACGCTTGGTGGGGCAAGGACATTGAGGGGATACAGGGAAAACCAGTTCCGTGCCGAACGGACAGGATTTATAAATCTCGAATACAGATTTGGAGGAGAGAGCCGGATATTTCTGTTTGACGATGTCGGCGGTTTTTTCAGGGAGTCTGAAGGTTGGACAGTAAAGAATGGTTTTGGATTCGGTATCAGGTCGACTTCCAAAGCGGGCACTGTGGAACTGAGTTTCGGCCTCGGAGACAAGATCTCACTGAACGAGACGAAGATACATATCTCGCTGATAGAGGTTTTCTAGCCGGGACCATCCGGTAGTCTGCCCCTTATAAAATGATTCCGCTGTACAGACCAGGTACTGTCGTATATAATGGGCGCCCTGAACACCGAGAGGAGGCCGTGGATTTGACAGAATACGAGATAGCGAAATCGGGCAGGATCAGCGATGCTTTAAAGGCAGTCGCCGAAGAAGAGAATATCGATCGGGAACAGCTCAGAGAGCTTGTGGCGACCGGCAGGGTGATCATCACGGGGATGGCTAGAAAGCATTCCAGGGTCATTGGTATTGGAGAGGGCCTGACGACAAAGGTCAACGCTAATATCGGTACCAGTCCCGACCACACCGATATGGACATAGAATTAGAAAAACTTAAAACGGCCATCGATGCCGGCGCCGACGCGGTGATGGACCTTTCGACCGGAGGCGATATAGGAGCGATCCGTCGACTGGTCCTCAAGGAAAGCACAGTGGCGGTAGGCACAGTGCCGATCTATGAGTCGATCGTGAACGTGACCAGGTCGGGCAGGGAAGTGGCCGACTGCAAGGTAGATGAATTTTTCTCTGTAGTGGAAGATCAGGCCAGGGAAGGCGTCGATTTTATGACCATTCACTGCGGCCTGGTAAAGAGGTTGGCTCATGAAGTAGCCGGCCGGAGAACCGCTGGTGTGGTAAGCCGGGGTGGGTGTTTCCTTCTGCAGTGGATCATGAAGAACAAAATGGAAAATCCGTACTACGAACATTACGACAGGCTACTGGATATAGCTCATGAATACGATTTTGCTCTGAGTCTGGGCGACGGGCTCAGGCCGGGCGCAATAGCTGATTCCACAGACAGGCCCCAGATAGGTGAACTTCTCGTGATAGGCGAGCTTGTCGAGAGAGCCCGCGAGAAAGGTGTCGCAGTCTTTGTCGAGGGCCCGGGACATGTGCCGATCAACGAGATACAGACCAACATGCAGATTCAGAAGAAGGTCTGTAAAGGCGCTCCCTTCTACGTTCTCGGACCTCTTGTGACTGATGTGGCGCCGGGGTATGATCATATAACGGCAGCGATCGGAGGCGCAATGGCTGCATGGCATGGAGCAGATTTCCTCTGCTACGTAACGCCTGCAGAACATCTCAGGCTTCCCTCTGTCGAAGATGTCAGAGATGGGGTCTTCGCGACCCGGATAGCGGCTCACGCCGGTGATATCGGCAAGGGGATAAAAGGTGCGGCTGATTGGGACCGCAGGATCTCCAGGGCAAGGGCTGAGCTTGACTGGGAAAAGGCACATGACGAAAGTATAGATCCTGTAAGGGCCAGGAAGATTTACGACAAAAGCCCTGACGCAAGTGATCAGTTGTGTACGATGTGTGGCGAGTTCTGCGCGATCCGGGGGAACATGCGAAGCAGGGAGTAAATGCCTGTCGGGGTGGGCTGATGACTGTGGGAAAGAATGGGGAAAAGGCAGGAACAGGTCAGGATCTCGAGAGGACGATCGAGGTGTTTCGTCCATTTGTGCCCTCTGCTGATGCCCATGAGCAGGCTGCCGACCTCAAGAAAATTATAATTAATAATCTTTCCCGAAGTCCCGTGCCCTTGGTCACGATTATCGACCTGGCCCGCCGTTCAGACTTTCCAGGACAGGGATTGATCGAGGAGGCTGCTTCGGCGCCTTGTGGGAGCCAGGTGGAAGTGGGAAGTCTATCAACGGCACCTGCATCCGAACAGGCCCGATATTCCGGTATCGATGAGATCGATACTTGTTTTGCCTACATCTCGGGACGTCTCGGTGAGGTCCGGGATGGACAGATCGAAATGGCCCACACCGTCCTTGACGTCTTTGAGAACAGTGGCACGGCTTTTATCGAAGCAGCAACGGGAACCGGCAAATCGCTTGGCTATCTCGTTCCCTCCATCCTTCATGCAGCACAGGCAGGCGCAAGGGTGATGATATCCACCCATACCAGGAACCTCCAGGACCAGCTCCTGAAAGGAGAGATGGTCCTCCTGAAACCGCTCGCTGGAGCGGAGCTCAAAGTGAGGCGACTGATGGGCAGGGAGAACTACATCTGCGCGAGAAAACTGACTTCCCTGGTCATGAAGCGTGGAATTGATGATCCGTGGGGAGGGCTGGCTCTGGCACTATCCGCGGCTCTTTGTGGTGAGGGGATAGTGGAAAGTCTTCCCGCAGATGCTGGTCTGGAGCGGTCGTCGCAGATCTCCGCTCCTTCCAGATGCAGGATGAAAGGCTGTGACAGTGGAGAGTTCTGTCAACTTGTGCAGGCGAGGACAAGAGCAAGATCCGCTTCGATTGTGTTCGTCAATCACGCTCTTGCGCTTACCGATTATCTTCAGGGAGGCGCGATACTTGGCCCCTACCAGTCGATCGTATTCGATGAGGCTCATCATCTGGAAGACTGTGTCATGGACAATCTGTCGGTCAGTGTGACCACCTCCGACCTGGACAGGATATTCGACCAGTTGACGCCGGTCAGCCCGTCATCCGAGCGATGGAAATTTCTGGCCGGAGAACTTTCCCCCGGCGGAGACGGGGCTGAATGGAGAGACAGGATCGTCGGGATATCCTCATCATATTCAAGACTGGATTCAATGATATCCCGTTTTTTTGAAGAGATATCGGAGGAGCTGGGTGCTGGAAACAGATACCGTTCAATCAGGACAAGGTATTATGATGGCAGGGACGCCTTTGGAATGAGCCGTGATACAATCAGCGACATCCTCTCTAATATAAACGAGTTAAAGGAATTACTTAAACCATTTGCAGCGGCAAAGGTGACAGCCGCTGGACAACAGCTCCAGCAGGAGACTGGTATTGCGATCGATGAACTCAATGCGCTTGGCGAAGAGCTGGATTTTCTCGTCTCTGCTTCTGACGAGGAAAGTGTGTTCTGGATCGAATGGTCTCCGGCAGGTAAGGCGGTAGCCTTGTGCGGCTCCCCACTTGAAGTTGGAAGAAGGTTTGCCGATTTCATCCTTGAAAGCTGTGAGTCGGCTATATTCACATCGGCCACGATCGCCCAGAACGATTCATTCGACTTCATCAGGGAAAGGCTGGGAGTACGTTATTTCGGCCGAGAAGTAAAAGAACTGGTGATCGATTCTCCATTCGACCTCGAAAGTAACTGCAGGATCGTACTGCAGACCGATCTTGGCGATCCGAACGGCAACGGTTTCGCTCTTGAAGTAGCCGAAGAGATTGCTCTTCTTGCCAGGTCGACCGGGGCGGCCATAATGACCCTGTTGACGTCATACAGACTCTGCAACGCCATTGCCGGGCATCTAGGCAGGATGGAACTTCCTGGCCCTCTTTTCGTTCAGAAAGGAAGTGGGAACAGAGAGCTTCTCGCCAGCAGATTCAAGCAGTCCGAGAATCCTGTCCTGCTCGGTGTGGCGAGTTTCTGGGAGGGAGTAGATTTTCCGGGTGAGCAACTTGAGATGTTGATAATACCCAAATTACCATTTCCAGTACCTACAGACCCGATAACTGAAGCGAGGTCGGACAGGTTGAAAAGATTCGGTGAAAATCCTTTTACAAGTCTTCACCTTCCCATTGCGGTGCTTCGACTCCGGCAGGGAATAGGAAGGCTTATCCGCAGAGCCAGTGACAGGGGGGTCGTTGCGATCCTGGACTCAAGGATGGCTACGCGGCAGTACGGAGGAGCAATATCCTCTTCACTCCCTGTCGAAGTGCTCAGAAGTGGTTCGATGCATGAGACAGCCAGGATGGCCTCGGAGTGGTTGGTTGGTATGAGCAGAAATGGAGGGAGCAATACTTGAGGGCAGGGTTGTCCTGTCCGGGGAATAGTGGCTAAATGATGGGGATGCCACCTTTCCGGTTGATATGGGAGTGAAAAAGATGTAATCTTGTCCGATGATGGCAGGCTTGTGCGGTGGCGATGTATAGTACGTATTAACAATGTGTTGCAGTGTTTGTTAAAACCTGTTTCGGAGGTGAGCCCGATGTGTTCCGAAGTGATCAGAGCTCCAAGGGGAAGTGAGATCAGCTGTAAGGGATGGTTTCAGGAAGCAGCGATGAGGATGCTGATGAACAATCTGGACCCCGAGAATGCTGAAAATCCCGATCAGCTGGTGGTTTATGGAGGTACGGGAAAGGCAGCCAGGAACTGGGAAAGTTATCACGCGATCATCGATTCGCTGAAAAACCTGGAGAATGACGAGACCCTTCTAGTGCAGTCCGGCAAGCCGGTAGCTGTATTCCCAACACACGAGGGTGCGCCAAGGGTACTTATCGCCAATTCTCTGCTCGTTCCTAAATGGGCGACGTGGGAGCATTTCTGGGAGCTGGAATCGAAGGACCTCATGATGTATGGGCAAATGACAGCAGGCTCCTGGATGTATATCGGGACACAGGGTATCCTGCAGGGGACATACGAGACTTTTTCAGAATGCGCGAACATGCATTTCGGCGGTAGCCTGGCAGGTCGTTTCGTCCTCTCGGGTGGGCTTGGAGGGATGAGTGGAGCTCAGCCACTGGCAGTTACGATGAATGGCGGAGTATGTCTCATCGTCGAAGTGGATGTGGAGCGGATCAAAAGAAGACTCGATACCAGGTATTGCGATATCATGGAGACCGATCTCGACATTGCCCTTGGGAAGATCGATGAAGCGGTCAAGGCAAAGAAGCCCCTGTCTATCGGACTCGTTGGGAATGCTGCGGACGTTTTCCCCGAACTTGTAAAAAGGGGTATAGTTCCCGATGTCGTTACAGACCAGACTTCGGCCCACGATCCGCTGAACGGTTATGTTCCGAAGGGAATGTCGCTTGAGGAAGCACTGAAACTACGATCGGAAGACCCGGACCGGTATATCAAGGAAGCGATAGACTCGATGGTCCATCATGTCCAGGCGATGATCGACCTTCAGGATAAAGGCTCGATCGTATTCGATTATGGTAACAATATCAGGGGAATGGCGGAAAAGGGTGGATTGGAGAACGCTTTCTCCTTCCCCGGTTTCGTACCTGCTTTTATCAGGCCGATGTTCTGCATAGGGAAGGGGCCCTTCCGATGGATCGCCCTTTCCGGCAGAAAAGAGGATATCTACAGGACCGACGATCTGATCCTGGAACTCTTTCCTGAGAACGAATCTCTCTGCAGGTGGATACGCCTGGCCAGGGAGAGGGTGGCCTTCCAGGGCCTGCCTTCAAGGATATGCTGGTTGTCATACGGAGAAAGAGAGAAATTCGGGCTTGCTATGCATGACCTGGTGGCCAGTGGTGAGATCAGTGCTCCGATAGTAATAGGCCGTGACCATCTTGACAGTGGTTCTGTGGCTTCACCCTACAGGGAGACAGAGTCGATGAAGGACGGAAGTGATGCCGTGGCCGACTGGCCGATACTCAACGCTTTGCTGAATACGTCGAGCGGCGCCGCGTGGGTCTCGGTGCATCATGGTGGTGGAGTAGGTATGGGACTTTCGATTCACGCCGGTCTTGCTGTATTGGCTGACGGAACGCCGGAAGGGCGTGTAAAACTAGCGCGTTGTCTCAATAATGACCCTGGCACAGGAGTTGCAAGACACGCAGACGCGGGCTATGATATAGCCATTGAAAAAGCTAAAGATGCGGGGCTAAAGATCCCTATGCTGGGAAAATAGAATCCTCTCCATCGGCTCAGGCCGTGGAGTGTGTGTAGAAGCTGTCAGGATCCGCACGTGTAAGTAATAGCAATTTGCCTGGATTATCCAGGCGACGGTTATCATTCTGCAAGGAGAGGCGCTTGCCTGAGACCATCGATCTTTTACTGCTTGGCGCCGGTCAGCTGGTCACCTGCGGGAGGTCCGGAAAGGGACCCCGGCGAGGTCCGGCTCTGTCTGATCCGGGGATAGTAAAGGGTGGTGCCATTGCTGTCAGTAAAGGCAGAATATTTGCCATAGGCAGTGAAGATGAAGTTTTAAGCGTGATCGACGGCGCTCAACCCGCAAAGACTATTGATGCCGGGGGTCGGGTAGTCATGCCCGGCTGGGTAGAACCCCACACCCATGCTGTCTTTGCCAGTTACCGGGCTGACGAATATGAGGCCAGGATCAAGGGTGACAGCTATCTCGATATTGAGCGAAGAGGCGGCGGGATCAAAAAATCTGTAAGGGACCTGCGGGCGATGGACGAAAATATCCTGTTCGAGAAGAGCAGGAGACGGCTCATGAGGATGCTTGAAGAGGGTATCACAACGATCGAGATCAAATCGGGATACGGTCTGGATCTCGAAAACGAGATGAAGATGTTGCGAGTCATTGACAGACTTGGCGCCGAGACGCCTCTGGACGTTGTGGCGACCTTCCTGGGCGCGCATCAGGTACCCCCTGATTTCAATGATACAGACTCCTATGTCGATGTGGTGATAGATGAGATGTTGCCGGCTGTTGTGGACAGTGGGCTTG
The Candidatus Latescibacterota bacterium DNA segment above includes these coding regions:
- a CDS encoding NHL repeat-containing protein; amino-acid sequence: MPFVLRRTRTIRLLSGSFIIFLILLLTSDQSMPGPRIASTRSDDDPEIAGNEYISGEMELFLYKETIVLGKGILREPLGLDVSPTGEIFVADAMTGKIFIFAPDGAVVEFEDPPLGSSIYPIDLAVNGTFVYVLDYSDNRLLRYDRNGTFLDVLISFGLYDRMRPSSVSGGGGGRLLTTDMKNHGLTIWTPLLDIEFLWNEFGFMEGALDRPAKAVLLLDERIAVAETGNKRVQIFSPSGRYESILVLPDDTGFEKPRSICVGRDGNIHVADTDAGAVFIFSPDLSFLGKIDSFGGMKISPSAVAVGWNGGLYIADIRSGSILVMKRVDSVDE
- the thiC gene encoding phosphomethylpyrimidine synthase ThiC, producing the protein MTEYEIAKSGRISDALKAVAEEENIDREQLRELVATGRVIITGMARKHSRVIGIGEGLTTKVNANIGTSPDHTDMDIELEKLKTAIDAGADAVMDLSTGGDIGAIRRLVLKESTVAVGTVPIYESIVNVTRSGREVADCKVDEFFSVVEDQAREGVDFMTIHCGLVKRLAHEVAGRRTAGVVSRGGCFLLQWIMKNKMENPYYEHYDRLLDIAHEYDFALSLGDGLRPGAIADSTDRPQIGELLVIGELVERAREKGVAVFVEGPGHVPINEIQTNMQIQKKVCKGAPFYVLGPLVTDVAPGYDHITAAIGGAMAAWHGADFLCYVTPAEHLRLPSVEDVRDGVFATRIAAHAGDIGKGIKGAADWDRRISRARAELDWEKAHDESIDPVRARKIYDKSPDASDQLCTMCGEFCAIRGNMRSRE
- the hutU gene encoding urocanate hydratase — encoded protein: MCSEVIRAPRGSEISCKGWFQEAAMRMLMNNLDPENAENPDQLVVYGGTGKAARNWESYHAIIDSLKNLENDETLLVQSGKPVAVFPTHEGAPRVLIANSLLVPKWATWEHFWELESKDLMMYGQMTAGSWMYIGTQGILQGTYETFSECANMHFGGSLAGRFVLSGGLGGMSGAQPLAVTMNGGVCLIVEVDVERIKRRLDTRYCDIMETDLDIALGKIDEAVKAKKPLSIGLVGNAADVFPELVKRGIVPDVVTDQTSAHDPLNGYVPKGMSLEEALKLRSEDPDRYIKEAIDSMVHHVQAMIDLQDKGSIVFDYGNNIRGMAEKGGLENAFSFPGFVPAFIRPMFCIGKGPFRWIALSGRKEDIYRTDDLILELFPENESLCRWIRLARERVAFQGLPSRICWLSYGEREKFGLAMHDLVASGEISAPIVIGRDHLDSGSVASPYRETESMKDGSDAVADWPILNALLNTSSGAAWVSVHHGGGVGMGLSIHAGLAVLADGTPEGRVKLARCLNNDPGTGVARHADAGYDIAIEKAKDAGLKIPMLGK
- the hutI gene encoding imidazolonepropionase, translated to MPETIDLLLLGAGQLVTCGRSGKGPRRGPALSDPGIVKGGAIAVSKGRIFAIGSEDEVLSVIDGAQPAKTIDAGGRVVMPGWVEPHTHAVFASYRADEYEARIKGDSYLDIERRGGGIKKSVRDLRAMDENILFEKSRRRLMRMLEEGITTIEIKSGYGLDLENEMKMLRVIDRLGAETPLDVVATFLGAHQVPPDFNDTDSYVDVVIDEMLPAVVDSGLARFMDVFCEKDVFDAAQTRRLLEAGRNHGLGLKVHSDEIFAIGGTEVAIELGAVSADHLTKITPDGIRMLAESGTIGVLLPSTSFGLASRHFAPARDMVEAGVAIALSSDFNPGSAPSSSIQLAVSIACSQMRMVPAEAINAATINAACAIGMDSEIGSLEIGKKADIVLYDNEDYREIPSRAGSNHAVLVIKNGCVVWELSDFRSRSEVGL